From the genome of Streptacidiphilus rugosus AM-16, one region includes:
- the adhE gene encoding bifunctional acetaldehyde-CoA/alcohol dehydrogenase has translation MTAPTDTSAGDRPAPTERTTPSTTVGNQVDVLVRNALTALGAYDGFTQDQVDHIVKKASLAALAAHTRLAVLAVEETGRGVFEDKAVKNVFACENVTHVMARTKTVGVVRRDEIDGIVEIAEPVGVVAGITPVTNPTSTTIFKCLLALKTRNPIVFAFHPSAQRCSAEAARIVRDAAIAAGAPEHCIAWIDRPSMEATHALMHHPDVATILATGGNAMVRAAYSCGKPALGVGAGNVPAYIERSADVRRAVNDIVLSKSFDNGMICASEQAVILDREIREDALGEFRRLKAHHADAEEKALLERYLFGGAADGSSCAGDRLNTEVVGRSAAQIAEAAGFEVPTETSVILVDVDGVGPAEPLTREKLCPVLAVLTADDRTQGIELAGAMVEFNGLGHSAAVHTEDPEFAEEFGHAVKACRIIWNAPSSQGGIGDVYNAFLPSLTLGCGSYGHNSIAGNVSAVNLINIKRIGRRNTNMQWFKVPPKIYFERNSVKYLASMPRAHRVVIVTDRTMVEVGHLERVRNVLDRRREPVEVRVVDFVEPNPSIDTVRKGAELMHGFQPDTIIALGGGSPMDAAKVMWLLYEHPEVEFADLKEKFFDIRKRAFTYPDLGEKAKLVCLPTTSGTGSEVTPFAVITDTATGQKYPLADYALTPSVAIVDPALTTHLPKNVTADTGFDALTHCIEAYVSVYANDFTDGLALQGIRLIFENLERAVTDGERDPVAREKMHNAGTIAGMAFGSAFLGVVHAMAHTLGATFHVAHGRTNALLLPHVVRYNGSAPAKVTSWPKYRSYIAPERYQQIAAMLGLPAATPEQGVESLAAAVEGLRDRVGIPSSFKDAGVDETAFLEALPQQAMNAYEDQCAPANPRMPMLADMQQLMRQAFYGDQA, from the coding sequence ATGACTGCGCCGACCGACACCTCGGCCGGCGACCGGCCCGCGCCAACCGAACGCACCACGCCGTCGACCACCGTCGGCAACCAGGTCGACGTCCTGGTCCGCAACGCGCTGACAGCCCTCGGAGCGTACGACGGGTTCACCCAGGACCAGGTGGACCACATCGTCAAGAAGGCCTCCCTGGCGGCGCTCGCCGCACACACCCGGCTCGCGGTGCTGGCGGTCGAGGAAACAGGTCGGGGTGTGTTCGAGGACAAGGCGGTGAAGAACGTCTTCGCCTGCGAGAACGTCACCCACGTGATGGCCCGGACGAAGACGGTCGGCGTGGTGCGCCGGGACGAGATCGACGGCATCGTGGAGATCGCCGAGCCCGTGGGCGTGGTCGCGGGCATCACCCCGGTGACCAACCCGACCTCGACCACCATCTTCAAATGCCTGCTCGCGCTGAAGACCCGGAACCCGATCGTGTTCGCCTTCCACCCCTCGGCTCAGCGCTGCTCGGCCGAGGCGGCCCGGATCGTCCGTGACGCGGCAATCGCCGCGGGCGCTCCCGAGCACTGCATCGCGTGGATCGACCGGCCGTCGATGGAGGCCACCCACGCTCTGATGCACCACCCGGACGTGGCCACCATCCTCGCCACCGGCGGCAACGCGATGGTCCGCGCGGCGTACAGCTGCGGCAAGCCGGCGCTCGGTGTGGGTGCGGGCAACGTGCCCGCTTACATCGAGCGCAGCGCGGACGTCCGACGTGCCGTGAACGACATCGTGCTCTCCAAGTCGTTCGACAACGGGATGATCTGCGCCTCCGAGCAGGCGGTGATCCTGGACCGGGAGATCCGCGAGGACGCTCTCGGCGAGTTCCGCCGGCTCAAGGCCCACCACGCCGACGCCGAGGAGAAGGCGCTGCTGGAGCGGTACCTGTTCGGCGGCGCCGCCGACGGAAGCTCCTGCGCCGGGGACCGGCTGAACACCGAGGTGGTGGGCCGGTCCGCCGCGCAGATTGCCGAGGCTGCCGGATTCGAGGTGCCGACCGAGACGTCGGTGATCCTGGTCGATGTGGACGGAGTTGGCCCCGCCGAGCCGCTGACCCGGGAGAAGCTCTGCCCGGTGCTCGCCGTGCTGACCGCCGACGACCGCACCCAGGGAATCGAACTCGCCGGCGCGATGGTGGAGTTCAACGGACTCGGGCACTCGGCCGCGGTGCACACCGAGGACCCGGAGTTCGCCGAGGAGTTCGGGCACGCGGTGAAGGCGTGCCGGATCATCTGGAACGCGCCCAGCTCCCAGGGCGGCATCGGGGACGTCTACAACGCGTTCCTGCCCTCGCTCACGCTCGGCTGCGGAAGCTACGGGCACAACTCCATCGCCGGGAACGTGTCGGCGGTCAACCTGATCAACATCAAGCGGATCGGGCGGCGCAACACCAACATGCAGTGGTTCAAGGTCCCGCCGAAGATCTACTTCGAACGCAACTCCGTCAAATACCTGGCGAGCATGCCCCGGGCGCACCGGGTCGTCATCGTGACCGACAGGACGATGGTGGAGGTCGGGCACCTCGAACGCGTCAGGAACGTGCTGGACCGGCGCCGCGAACCGGTCGAGGTGCGGGTCGTCGACTTCGTCGAGCCGAACCCGAGCATCGACACCGTCCGCAAGGGCGCCGAGCTCATGCACGGTTTCCAGCCCGACACCATCATCGCCCTGGGCGGCGGATCGCCGATGGACGCCGCCAAGGTGATGTGGCTGCTGTACGAGCACCCCGAGGTCGAGTTCGCCGACCTGAAGGAGAAGTTCTTCGACATCCGCAAGCGCGCCTTCACCTACCCCGATCTGGGCGAGAAGGCGAAACTCGTGTGCCTCCCGACCACCTCGGGCACGGGCTCGGAGGTCACCCCCTTCGCCGTCATCACCGACACCGCCACCGGACAGAAGTACCCACTGGCCGACTACGCACTCACCCCGAGCGTCGCCATCGTGGACCCCGCCCTCACCACCCACCTGCCGAAGAACGTCACCGCCGACACCGGCTTCGACGCGCTCACTCACTGCATCGAGGCCTATGTCTCGGTCTACGCCAACGACTTCACCGACGGCTTGGCGCTCCAGGGCATCCGTCTGATCTTCGAGAACCTGGAGCGGGCGGTCACCGACGGGGAGCGGGACCCGGTGGCGCGGGAGAAGATGCACAACGCCGGGACCATCGCGGGCATGGCGTTCGGCTCCGCCTTCCTCGGCGTGGTGCACGCGATGGCGCACACCCTCGGCGCGACCTTCCACGTCGCCCACGGCCGCACCAACGCGCTGCTGCTGCCGCACGTGGTCCGCTACAACGGCTCCGCACCGGCCAAGGTGACCAGCTGGCCCAAGTACCGCAGCTACATCGCTCCCGAGCGCTACCAGCAGATCGCGGCCATGCTCGGCCTGCCTGCCGCCACCCCCGAACAGGGCGTCGAGTCACTGGCCGCCGCGGTCGAGGGGCTGCGCGATCGGGTCGGCATTCCCAGCTCGTTCAAGGACGCGGGCGTGGACGAGACGGCATTCCTGGAGGCGCTGCCGCAGCAGGCCATGAACGCCTATGAGGACCAGTGCGCTCCGGCCAACCCGCGGATGCCGATGCTCGCCGACATGCAGCAGTTGATGCGGCAGGCCTTCTACGGCGACCAGGCGTGA
- the pflB gene encoding formate C-acetyltransferase: protein MTVQQTGTVTRNAWEGFKGGLWRDTVDVRDFIQHNYTPYEGDGSFLAGPTERTTAVWRQITERFPEERAKGVLDVAYDIPAGITAHAPGWVDRERELIVGLQTDAPLKRAIMPYGGWRMVAGALATYGYPVDPELEKVFTRYRKTHNDGVFDAYTPDILAARKAGVITGLPDAYGRGRIIGDYRRVALYGVDRLIEAKRVEKAELAGPLEDASRLEDTIRLREELSEQIRALGDLKAMAQSYGCDVSGPATSGREAVQWLYLAYLAAVKEQNGAAMSLGRTSTFLDVYLQRDLDAGLLTEVQVQELVDDFVIKLRIVRFLRTPEYDELFSGDPTWVTESIGGMGEDGRPLVTRTSFRYLQTLYNLGPAPEPNLTVFWSPRLPQGFKEFCAKVSIDTSSIQYESDELMRPRFGDDTAIACCVSAMAVGKQMQFFGARVNLAKTLLYAINGGRDEISGAQIGPDTGVLHGEVLDPDAVTAAFDRQLDWLARTYVHALNVIHYMHDKYAYERLEMALHDRDVLRTMACGIAGLAVAADSLSAIRYAQVRPVRDERGLAVDFVVEGEYPAYGNNDDRADAIAVELVETFMSKVRRHPTYRGARHTQSVLTITSNVVYGKKTGATPDGRRAGEPFSPGANPMNGRDRHGYVASALSVAKLPYEHAQDGISLTNTITPDALGRTEQERVTNLAGVLDGYISCGGFHMNVNVLNRATLQDAMDHPEKYPQLTIRVSGYAVNFVRLTREQQLDVIGRTFHDAL, encoded by the coding sequence ATGACTGTCCAGCAGACGGGAACGGTCACGCGGAACGCCTGGGAGGGCTTCAAGGGCGGCCTGTGGCGTGACACGGTCGACGTGCGCGACTTCATTCAGCACAACTACACCCCCTACGAGGGCGACGGCTCGTTCCTGGCCGGGCCGACCGAACGCACGACGGCCGTGTGGCGGCAGATCACCGAGCGCTTCCCCGAGGAGCGGGCCAAGGGCGTCCTCGACGTCGCGTACGACATCCCGGCGGGCATCACCGCTCACGCGCCGGGCTGGGTCGACCGGGAACGGGAGCTGATCGTCGGCCTGCAGACCGACGCCCCGCTCAAGCGCGCGATCATGCCGTACGGGGGCTGGCGGATGGTGGCCGGGGCTCTGGCCACGTACGGCTACCCGGTCGACCCGGAGCTGGAGAAGGTCTTCACCCGGTACCGCAAGACCCACAACGACGGCGTCTTCGATGCCTACACGCCCGACATCCTCGCCGCCCGCAAGGCCGGGGTGATCACCGGCCTGCCGGACGCCTACGGGCGCGGGCGGATCATCGGCGACTACCGGCGGGTCGCCCTTTACGGTGTGGACCGGCTGATCGAGGCCAAGCGGGTCGAGAAGGCCGAGCTGGCCGGGCCGCTCGAGGACGCGAGCCGGCTGGAGGACACGATCCGGCTGCGTGAGGAGCTGTCCGAGCAGATCCGCGCGCTGGGTGACCTCAAGGCGATGGCGCAGAGCTACGGCTGCGACGTCTCCGGCCCCGCTACGAGCGGTCGCGAGGCGGTGCAGTGGCTGTACCTCGCTTACCTGGCGGCGGTGAAGGAGCAGAACGGCGCGGCCATGTCGCTCGGGCGCACCTCGACGTTCCTCGACGTCTACCTCCAGCGTGACCTGGACGCTGGTCTGCTGACCGAGGTCCAGGTCCAGGAGCTGGTCGACGACTTCGTCATCAAGCTGCGCATCGTGCGCTTCCTGCGCACACCGGAGTACGACGAGCTGTTCTCCGGCGACCCGACCTGGGTGACGGAGTCGATCGGCGGCATGGGCGAGGACGGCCGCCCGCTGGTGACGCGGACCTCCTTCCGCTACCTGCAGACCCTCTACAACCTCGGCCCGGCCCCCGAGCCCAACCTGACGGTCTTCTGGTCCCCCCGGCTGCCACAGGGATTCAAGGAGTTCTGCGCCAAGGTGTCCATCGACACCTCCAGCATCCAGTACGAGTCCGACGAACTCATGCGCCCGCGGTTCGGCGACGACACCGCGATCGCCTGCTGCGTCTCGGCGATGGCCGTCGGCAAGCAGATGCAGTTCTTCGGTGCCCGGGTCAACCTCGCCAAGACCCTGCTCTACGCGATCAACGGCGGCCGCGACGAGATCAGCGGCGCCCAGATCGGTCCCGACACCGGTGTCCTGCACGGCGAGGTCCTCGACCCGGACGCCGTGACGGCGGCCTTCGACCGGCAGCTGGACTGGCTGGCCCGGACGTACGTCCACGCGCTGAACGTCATCCACTACATGCACGACAAGTACGCCTACGAGCGCCTTGAGATGGCGCTGCACGACCGGGACGTGCTGCGCACCATGGCCTGCGGCATCGCCGGCCTCGCGGTGGCGGCCGACTCGCTGTCGGCGATCCGGTACGCGCAGGTCCGGCCCGTTCGCGACGAGCGCGGACTGGCCGTCGACTTCGTCGTCGAGGGCGAGTACCCCGCCTACGGCAACAACGACGACCGGGCCGACGCCATCGCGGTGGAACTGGTGGAGACGTTCATGAGCAAAGTACGCCGCCACCCCACCTACCGCGGCGCCCGGCACACCCAGTCCGTGCTCACCATCACCTCCAACGTCGTCTACGGCAAGAAGACCGGTGCCACCCCGGACGGCCGCCGCGCCGGCGAACCGTTCTCCCCCGGCGCCAACCCGATGAACGGCCGCGACCGCCACGGCTACGTCGCCAGCGCCCTGTCGGTGGCCAAACTCCCCTACGAGCACGCCCAGGACGGCATCTCGCTGACCAACACCATCACCCCCGACGCACTCGGCCGCACCGAGCAGGAGCGCGTGACCAACCTCGCGGGAGTTCTGGACGGCTACATCTCCTGCGGCGGCTTCCACATGAACGTCAACGTCCTGAACCGGGCCACCCTCCAGGACGCCATGGACCACCCCGAGAAGTACCCGCAGCTCACCATCCGGGTCAGCGGCTACGCGGTCAACTTCGTGCGCCTCACCCGCGAACAGCAGCTCGACGTGATCGGACGCACCTTCCACGACGCGCTGTGA
- the pflA gene encoding pyruvate formate-lyase-activating protein — MPGPIPPDHPAGCAATATSATAATPAAAATRRPVTGMLHSWDLSTGVDGPGTRFVAFLSGCPLRCLYCHNPDTWHMRDGRRASADEIVREAAKYTDFIHAAGGGATISGGEPLLQPLLTGELLHRFKHELGLHTALDTSGFLGNRATDALLADTDLVLLDIKSWDRALYRRLTHQELAPTLDFARRLADLGKEVWVRFVLVPGLTDAAENIDGVAAFAASLGNITRVDVLPFHKLGKQKWRALGLDFTLADTPTPTGDQTASARAIFAAHGLHAV; from the coding sequence ATGCCCGGACCCATTCCCCCGGACCATCCGGCAGGCTGCGCCGCGACGGCGACCAGCGCGACGGCCGCGACCCCGGCGGCTGCCGCAACCCGGCGCCCCGTCACCGGCATGCTCCACTCGTGGGACCTGTCCACCGGCGTCGACGGCCCCGGTACCCGCTTCGTCGCGTTCCTCTCCGGCTGCCCGCTGCGCTGCCTGTACTGCCACAACCCCGACACCTGGCACATGCGCGACGGCCGGCGCGCCTCGGCCGACGAGATCGTCCGTGAGGCCGCCAAGTACACCGACTTCATCCACGCTGCCGGAGGCGGAGCCACCATCAGCGGCGGCGAACCGCTGCTCCAGCCGCTCCTCACCGGCGAGCTCCTGCACCGCTTCAAGCACGAACTCGGTCTGCACACCGCCCTGGACACCTCCGGCTTCCTCGGCAACCGCGCCACCGACGCGCTGCTCGCCGACACCGACCTCGTCCTGCTCGACATCAAGTCCTGGGACCGTGCGCTGTACCGGCGCCTGACCCACCAGGAGCTGGCTCCTACGCTGGACTTCGCCCGGCGCCTGGCCGACCTCGGCAAGGAGGTCTGGGTGCGGTTCGTTCTCGTCCCCGGGCTGACCGACGCCGCCGAGAACATCGACGGCGTCGCCGCGTTCGCCGCGTCCCTCGGCAACATCACCCGGGTCGATGTACTGCCCTTCCACAAGCTCGGCAAGCAGAAGTGGCGTGCCCTCGGCCTCGACTTCACCCTCGCGGACACCCCCACACCCACCGGCGACCAGACTGCCTCGGCTCGCGCGATCTTCGCCGCACACGGCCTGCACGCCGTCTGA
- a CDS encoding oxygenase MpaB family protein, with protein sequence MVLLSGSDSVREWLGSALFARVAGPEGPETRERIHGTPGPRWFAPDRPIRTVHGDASMFVGGLTALLLQSLHPLVMGAVATHSGYRSDPWGRLQRTSAFLATTTFGTAEDAQRAVDAVRAVHERIAGTAEDGTPYRASDPHLLGWVHAAEVDCFLRAHQRYGASPLTPAACDAYVTDTAVVARALGVVDPPQSTEDLAAVLTFYRGELRSTAACEEAMRFLLLRPPVPLLLLPGYASLASAAVHLLPRWARPMLHLPPLPLEAVTAPLAGRAVVGAVRWALPTPPDPHAP encoded by the coding sequence ATGGTGCTTCTCAGCGGCTCGGATTCGGTGCGCGAGTGGCTGGGCAGCGCACTGTTCGCGCGGGTGGCCGGCCCGGAGGGGCCGGAAACCAGGGAGCGGATCCACGGAACGCCCGGCCCCCGGTGGTTCGCCCCGGACAGGCCGATCCGCACGGTCCACGGCGACGCGTCGATGTTCGTGGGCGGGCTGACGGCGCTGCTCCTGCAGTCGCTGCATCCGCTGGTCATGGGCGCGGTGGCGACCCACTCGGGCTACCGCAGCGACCCGTGGGGCAGGCTCCAGCGCACCAGCGCCTTCCTGGCCACGACCACCTTCGGCACCGCCGAGGACGCCCAACGGGCTGTGGACGCCGTGCGCGCGGTGCACGAGCGGATCGCCGGCACCGCGGAGGACGGCACCCCTTACCGGGCCTCGGACCCGCACCTGCTCGGGTGGGTGCACGCCGCCGAGGTGGACTGCTTCCTGCGCGCCCACCAGCGCTACGGCGCGTCTCCGCTCACCCCGGCGGCGTGCGATGCCTACGTGACCGACACCGCGGTGGTGGCCAGGGCCCTGGGCGTGGTCGATCCGCCGCAGAGCACCGAGGATCTGGCCGCGGTCCTGACCTTCTACCGAGGCGAACTCCGATCAACGGCCGCCTGCGAGGAAGCCATGCGTTTCCTCCTGCTCCGCCCTCCCGTGCCGCTGCTCCTCCTCCCCGGCTACGCGTCGCTCGCCTCCGCCGCCGTCCATCTGCTGCCCCGGTGGGCCCGCCCGATGCTGCACCTGCCCCCACTCCCGCTGGAGGCCGTCACCGCGCCCCTCGCCGGGCGCGCAGTAGTGGGCGCGGTGCGCTGGGCGCTGCCGACGCCGCCCGACCCGCACGCTCCCTGA
- a CDS encoding FAD-binding oxidoreductase, giving the protein MDGPTLEAMGAALRGPVLTPDDPGYDQARSVYNAMVDKRPAALVRCADAADVMAAVDFVRSNGLDLAVLGGGHSAAGLGLLDDGVTIDLSPLRGVRVDPAARTAQVAGGCTLREVDHATHAFGLGVPTGVMSTTGIGGLALGGGHGHLTRRYGLTVDSLLSADVVLADGSFVTADEEHDSDLFWALRGGGGNFGVVTSFTFRLHPVDTVGVGLTLWPVERTREVLQWYRNALPQAPEEASGFFAVLTVPPGPPFPGEIHLTKAAGVVWCHTEGAEALDSLLDASGMPADPSFRFVAPMPYPMLQGMFDELIPRGLQWYWRGDFFDRISDEAAEVHARFGAAMPTMLSTMHLYPVDGAAHRVAPDATAWSYRDAVWSGIIGGVDPDQANAAAIKKWCVDYWQELHPHSMGGSYVNFIGQEEPADRVRATYRGHYARLAEVKRRYDPDNVFHANQNIEPAS; this is encoded by the coding sequence ATGGACGGTCCCACCCTGGAAGCGATGGGCGCCGCGCTCCGCGGCCCGGTCCTCACCCCGGACGATCCCGGCTACGATCAGGCCCGCAGCGTCTACAACGCGATGGTCGACAAGCGGCCGGCCGCCCTGGTTCGCTGCGCGGACGCGGCGGACGTGATGGCCGCGGTCGACTTCGTGCGGAGCAACGGTCTCGACCTGGCCGTGCTGGGCGGTGGGCACAGCGCTGCGGGTCTGGGCCTGCTCGACGACGGCGTGACCATCGACCTGTCGCCGCTGCGCGGTGTCCGGGTCGATCCCGCCGCTCGTACCGCGCAGGTCGCCGGAGGCTGCACCCTGCGCGAGGTCGACCACGCGACCCACGCCTTCGGTCTCGGCGTGCCGACCGGCGTCATGTCCACCACCGGCATCGGCGGCCTCGCGCTGGGCGGTGGCCACGGCCACCTCACCCGCAGGTACGGCCTGACCGTCGACAGCCTGCTCTCCGCCGACGTCGTCCTGGCCGACGGAAGCTTCGTCACCGCCGACGAGGAGCACGACTCCGACCTGTTCTGGGCCCTGCGCGGTGGGGGCGGCAACTTCGGGGTCGTCACGTCCTTCACCTTCCGCCTGCATCCCGTCGACACGGTGGGTGTGGGGCTGACCCTGTGGCCGGTGGAACGCACGCGCGAGGTCCTGCAGTGGTACCGGAACGCTCTGCCGCAGGCCCCCGAGGAGGCCAGCGGCTTCTTCGCCGTGCTGACCGTGCCTCCGGGACCGCCCTTCCCCGGGGAGATCCACCTGACCAAGGCAGCCGGCGTCGTCTGGTGCCACACCGAGGGAGCCGAGGCCCTCGACAGCCTGCTCGACGCCTCGGGCATGCCCGCCGACCCGTCCTTCCGCTTCGTGGCCCCCATGCCCTATCCGATGCTCCAGGGCATGTTCGACGAGCTGATCCCGCGCGGACTCCAGTGGTACTGGCGCGGTGACTTCTTCGACCGGATCAGCGACGAGGCCGCCGAGGTGCACGCACGCTTCGGAGCCGCCATGCCGACCATGCTGTCCACCATGCACCTGTATCCCGTGGACGGAGCCGCGCACCGGGTGGCGCCGGATGCGACGGCCTGGAGCTACCGGGACGCGGTCTGGTCCGGCATCATCGGCGGCGTCGACCCCGACCAGGCGAACGCCGCGGCGATCAAGAAGTGGTGTGTCGACTACTGGCAGGAGTTGCACCCGCACTCCATGGGTGGTTCCTACGTCAACTTCATCGGACAGGAGGAGCCGGCGGACCGCGTCCGGGCGACCTACCGGGGGCACTACGCCCGCCTGGCGGAGGTGAAGCGGAGGTACGACCCGGACAACGTCTTCCACGCCAACCAGAACATCGAACCCGCCTCCTAG
- a CDS encoding nuclear transport factor 2 family protein — protein sequence MDHENAQKFVASWLAAWNTHDLDGLLAHFAESVTFRSPVAAQLLGGDGVIHGKAALRAYWTEGLRRIPDLRFEVVAVYVGVDCLVINYRNQKGGLVNEVLVLDGELVTEGFGTYLDPGDNPAGAR from the coding sequence ATGGATCACGAGAACGCACAGAAGTTCGTAGCCTCCTGGCTCGCCGCCTGGAACACGCACGACCTGGACGGCCTGCTCGCCCACTTCGCCGAATCGGTGACCTTCCGCTCCCCCGTCGCCGCGCAGCTCCTCGGCGGCGACGGCGTCATCCACGGCAAGGCGGCGCTCCGCGCCTACTGGACGGAGGGCCTGCGGCGCATCCCCGATCTCCGCTTCGAGGTGGTCGCCGTCTACGTCGGGGTCGACTGCCTGGTCATCAACTACCGCAACCAGAAGGGCGGCCTGGTCAACGAGGTGCTCGTGCTCGACGGCGAGCTGGTCACCGAGGGCTTCGGCACCTACCTCGATCCGGGCGACAACCCGGCCGGGGCCCGCTGA
- a CDS encoding GNAT family N-acetyltransferase, producing MPGKQRGGSRSRQVEVISPAPRQVWSDLLDRDELALATQTPAWLDSLCDAWPLKDASRLYRFPGGRRLLMPMVRRRGGLGQLLAVESWPGWGVGGVVAPDDPLDTQQARLVLTDLRALPALRVAVRFNPRAPSVGENALPPGFVARERTTYLLDLSGGFDAVWSHSFLSTVRQGVRRAERMAVEVTVDRTGRLVPQFQELYRESVARWAEQQHEPLALARRRQLHREPPRLVQAVAERFGASCAVWLASCAGQPAAAIVVLRHGTHAKYWRGAMDRRLAGPVHANELLHRLAVEDACAAGCLVYDMGDAEPGSSLARFKENFGARAVPSPAYYRERLPLTAADRHLRAAVKRVIGFKDA from the coding sequence GTGCCCGGCAAGCAACGAGGCGGCAGCCGGTCCCGCCAGGTCGAGGTGATCAGCCCCGCACCCCGACAGGTGTGGTCGGACCTGCTCGACCGTGACGAACTCGCCCTCGCCACACAGACCCCGGCCTGGCTCGACTCACTCTGCGACGCCTGGCCTCTGAAGGACGCGAGCCGCCTCTACCGGTTCCCCGGCGGACGGCGGCTGCTGATGCCGATGGTGCGGCGCCGCGGCGGGCTCGGACAGCTGCTGGCGGTGGAGTCCTGGCCCGGATGGGGTGTGGGTGGCGTGGTGGCCCCGGACGACCCCCTGGACACCCAGCAGGCGCGCCTCGTCCTGACCGACCTCAGGGCGCTGCCCGCTCTGCGTGTCGCGGTCCGGTTCAATCCGCGCGCCCCCTCCGTGGGCGAGAACGCCCTGCCGCCCGGCTTCGTCGCCAGGGAGCGCACCACCTACCTCCTGGACCTGTCTGGGGGCTTTGACGCGGTGTGGTCGCACAGCTTCCTCTCGACGGTGCGCCAGGGCGTCCGCCGGGCAGAGCGGATGGCCGTCGAGGTGACCGTGGACCGAACCGGTCGTCTCGTGCCGCAGTTCCAGGAGCTGTACCGCGAGTCCGTCGCCCGCTGGGCCGAGCAGCAGCACGAGCCGCTCGCGCTGGCCCGCCGGCGCCAGCTGCACAGGGAGCCGCCCCGCCTGGTCCAGGCGGTCGCCGAACGGTTCGGAGCGTCCTGCGCGGTCTGGCTGGCCAGCTGCGCGGGACAGCCGGCCGCCGCGATCGTCGTGCTGCGCCACGGAACCCATGCCAAGTACTGGCGTGGAGCCATGGACCGGCGCCTGGCCGGACCGGTCCATGCCAACGAGCTGCTGCACCGCCTCGCCGTGGAGGACGCCTGTGCGGCCGGGTGCCTCGTGTACGACATGGGGGACGCCGAGCCCGGCTCCTCCCTCGCCCGCTTCAAGGAGAACTTCGGTGCACGAGCGGTTCCTTCCCCCGCCTACTACCGCGAGCGTCTGCCGCTCACGGCCGCCGACCGCCACCTGAGGGCGGCAGTCAAGCGCGTCATTGGCTTCAAGGACGCGTGA
- a CDS encoding lipopolysaccharide biosynthesis protein: MSTGTNTSAVGGRSLRSRGKALLGAAGRYDPLLRNGHLLTLSSLLTSLFGALYWALGAHWYTPDELGRNSAAVSAMMFLGGVGQLNLANAMVRFVPSAGPHSTRLVGRAYLAAGTVTLLLCAVFVLVVPQLSPGLEFLHTWGLGTWFVLATGAYAIFNLQDGVLTGLRRADWVALENGVFSVEKIGLLALFAAVGTASGILFSWMVGLALSLLLTNVFIFVRALPRHQRAAPEPAADVSGLTLGYVSADYLGAMCWLAAVNLPPVIVLNRLGAADNAYFSLAWLVPFALYAFSANMGYSLIVESARNVTRLEDYRRVLRHAGRVLLVAVAAVLAVSPLALRLFGAAYASHGLIVLWLVTLSALPNLLNSTVVALSRARRRMRVVVGVLAALALLVLGLTVLLLPVLGIAGAGAAWLIAQSLVAAVLLWRREWWLPTPAPSA, translated from the coding sequence GTGAGCACCGGAACCAACACCTCGGCCGTCGGCGGACGATCGCTGCGGTCGCGGGGGAAGGCGTTGCTCGGCGCGGCCGGCCGCTACGACCCGCTGCTGCGCAACGGCCACCTGCTCACTCTCAGCTCTCTGCTGACGTCCCTCTTCGGTGCGCTGTACTGGGCACTCGGCGCTCACTGGTACACCCCCGACGAGCTCGGCCGGAACTCGGCGGCCGTCTCCGCGATGATGTTCCTCGGCGGCGTGGGCCAACTGAACCTGGCCAACGCCATGGTCCGGTTCGTGCCGTCGGCGGGGCCGCACTCGACACGACTGGTGGGCCGGGCCTACCTTGCGGCCGGCACGGTGACCTTGCTGCTCTGCGCTGTGTTCGTCCTGGTGGTCCCACAGCTGTCACCGGGGCTGGAGTTCCTGCACACCTGGGGCCTGGGCACCTGGTTCGTCCTGGCGACCGGCGCCTACGCCATCTTCAACCTCCAGGACGGCGTCCTCACCGGCCTGCGCCGCGCCGACTGGGTGGCCCTGGAGAACGGGGTGTTCTCGGTCGAGAAGATCGGGTTGCTGGCGCTGTTCGCCGCGGTCGGCACCGCCAGCGGCATTCTGTTCTCCTGGATGGTCGGACTGGCGCTCTCGCTCCTGCTCACCAACGTCTTCATCTTCGTGCGGGCCCTGCCCCGGCACCAGCGCGCCGCACCCGAGCCGGCCGCGGACGTCTCCGGGCTCACCTTGGGCTACGTCTCGGCCGACTACCTCGGCGCGATGTGCTGGCTGGCTGCCGTCAACCTGCCACCCGTGATCGTGCTGAACCGGCTCGGCGCCGCGGACAACGCGTACTTTTCCCTCGCTTGGCTGGTGCCCTTCGCCCTCTACGCCTTCAGCGCCAACATGGGCTACTCGCTCATCGTGGAGTCCGCGCGGAACGTCACGCGACTGGAGGACTACCGGCGGGTTCTGCGCCACGCCGGCCGCGTCCTTCTCGTCGCGGTCGCGGCGGTGCTGGCCGTCTCGCCGTTGGCACTGCGCCTGTTCGGAGCGGCCTACGCCAGTCACGGGCTGATCGTCCTGTGGCTGGTCACGCTCTCCGCACTGCCCAACCTCCTCAACTCGACCGTGGTCGCCCTCTCGCGGGCGCGGCGCCGGATGCGGGTCGTGGTGGGCGTTCTCGCGGCGCTGGCGCTGCTGGTGCTCGGCCTCACGGTCCTGCTGCTCCCCGTCCTCGGCATAGCAGGCGCGGGGGCAGCGTGGCTGATCGCTCAGAGTCTCGTCGCGGCGGTGCTGCTGTGGCGGCGCGAATGGTGGCTGCCCACCCCGGCGCCGTCGGCGTGA